One genomic window of bacterium includes the following:
- a CDS encoding VOC family protein, whose product MRAGACAQCCSSRGALDFGPRARLTPGSPGGERPRGLPPPFEVPMRAVSVTYRCRNLRKMKRFYTRVLGWDVSEEGPNFCYLDTGGLTLGLVAAEPGGWDAPTGDSTFLDVEIDDPITLRSVLAVRGVEIFKEELTDSALFLHVRDPEGNLISFFKPTSH is encoded by the coding sequence ATGCGAGCCGGCGCCTGCGCGCAGTGCTGCTCAAGTAGGGGCGCCCTTGACTTTGGCCCTCGCGCCCGCTTGACTCCAGGCAGCCCGGGCGGCGAGCGGCCGCGCGGGCTGCCACCGCCCTTCGAGGTGCCCATGCGTGCAGTCAGCGTGACCTACCGCTGTAGGAATCTCCGGAAGATGAAGCGCTTCTACACCCGCGTGCTGGGCTGGGACGTGAGCGAGGAGGGGCCGAACTTCTGCTACCTGGACACGGGCGGCCTCACGCTCGGCTTGGTGGCCGCCGAGCCCGGGGGCTGGGACGCGCCGACGGGGGATTCCACCTTCCTCGACGTGGAGATCGACGATCCGATCACCCTGCGCTCGGTGCTCGCCGTGCGCGGCGTCGAGATCTTCAAGGAGGAGCTCACCGACTCCGCGCTCTTCCTGCACGTTCGGGACCCCGAGGGCAACCTGATCAGCTTCTTCAAGCCGACCAGCCACTGA